GAGATGGCAACTCCAGATCAAATGTGCCCACtttataagtaaaaaaaaaaagtgtttttctaaCTGTTGACTCACTGTGGGATCTGAGAGAAAAACTAGAGTCTTGCCTTTTCATACATCATCACCTCATACTATAGGTTTGACAGACCAAACTGCTTTCTATAGTACCTTTGCATCCGGGGCATTTGCACGTCTGCAAGTGGAATGTagcaaacaattctgttgatgaccCATGAGCGGGAATAGAACCTGCTCCCCATTCTCAGCTGggttggctctgcagggctaacagAAGTAAAAAAGTGGGGGAAGATTCCTTACTAACATCAGCGGAGCTGGGGTGCTGATGGGATAGATTGGTGGCGTAAGAAGCTGTCATTTATGCAAGTGCCCCATTGGTGTACGTATGCATTGTgcgagacagtccctgccccaaagagcttacagtgtgaGGAGACGAGACAAACCAAGGGTGAGAGGGGCACAGAGTGGGAAGTGACAGGCCCTCTGTTgtgggctgggagcagaacccagatctccGGACCTCCTTCTGTCCACTTGTTCATTTCCTGTTCCTGCTGATTTTGGTAGGACAGAAATGAGGTGAGCCTGTTTGGTGCTAACACCAGTGCAGAACTCCTAGCAGAGGGCACTGCTCACCTAGCTATGCAGCTGGTTGGTTTCCATtgccctggagcaggggtgggcaaactttttggcctgagggccatgtTGGGgtgtgaaactgtatggagggccaggtagggaagtctgtgcctccccaaacagcctggcccccgtcCCCATCCGACCTCTCCCATTTCCACCCCGTCTGCCCCTCTCAGAACTCTGACGGATCCAACCCCCCCTGgctccttctcccctgagcaccccctatccaattccccctgcccccctgaacctCTGTCTCATCCAACCACTCTTACTCCCTGTCCcccgggaccccctgccccatatccaaccccccagccccggtccccttaccatgctgctctgaGAAGCATGTCTGGAGCCACTCCTCTCaccagagccagacatgctgctgcactGCAGGAGCGTGCAACCCTGCCACCCACAGCGCTGTCCATGTGCCGGTGAGGCTGCGGAGGagtgggaacagcaggggagTGGCCAGGGGTCTAGCCTCTCCAGCCGGGAGCTCAAGCGCCGGGCAGCacggtcccatgggccagatgtggttTGCGGACCATAGTTTGTCTGCCTCTGCGCTGGAGCCTGGGTCTCAGTACTGACTTCTCAGCATGTGGCATCTACCCTGTTGGGCTTCAGGTCTTGGCACTGgtagggggaaggaaaaaataaaaccccatcTTGACTTTCCACCTTTCTGGCTCTCTCTCAATGCCCTCTCCCCACGTTTAGCTCCAGACCTCTGTTAAAGACAGGACACCCAAGCTGCGAAGAGCATGAGGAAGAAAAGATCAACATCTACTGCATGACGTGTGGGGTGCCCACCTGCTCCCTCTGCAAGGTCTTCGGGGAGCACAAGGAGTGTGAAGTAGCTCCCCTGTCCGACATCTACATGAAACAGAAGGTTGGCCTCTCCCTGGCATTTGCTCACAGGGGTGCCTGGTACCTGGATCATTGCTACCAGGTTGGAGAGGAGAATGTTGGGCATCTCGTTCTTACAGAGCGCAAACTTTTatcctctccaggctctgctgCGAGGCTCTTAGACAAAATGAAGATTTAAACTTATGCCTATATACCAGCAGCTctcccactgcatccactgtaggTCTTGTCCACTAGAGAAGACTGTTCAGAAGCTTCAGGTGCTGAGTTCAGTGTTACTGTTCATTCACTCCACTAGTACATAGGGACTATATAGAACATGCAACAAGCTAGACCAGAGGTTCCCGGGGGTATGGAGGAGGTAGGGAGATAGGTGGACAGTGCTGGTATGCTGTGTGCACTAAGGATCTCAATGACTTTTATGCTCATTAATTAAGGCTCACAGCACCCATCAGGCACATGTTATCTCCTCCTAATAGATGGAGAAGCTGAGGTATGGAGATAAGACCATGACTTCCTCAAGGTCACACTGGGATCAGGATGCTGTGGGTCTCCTCATTCCCATCCTACACTCTAACTTGCACTTGGTGAAAGACATTCAAAGCCAGActgtgtgttttttggggggacagTGCTGTCAACAGATATACAGAGACTTAGATGGGTCTTGGGGTGGCGTGGGAAGATACTGGTGTCTTATTTATCCAGCATTCCCTGGAAGAGGTGCTTGGGAACACTACACAAATGGTGACAGCGTGAAGCTATTCCCTCTTGTCTCTGAAAATGTGACGCTTGCCTTCCACCACATCAGACACCTATGCTGGGAACCAGCGTGGTAGTGAAAGAGGGAATGGTCTGTCGCAGAGGCAGGCTCTTTGGAGCCTGGGCCATCTTCTCCCGGTGTCTTGTGCATTGCTGGCCATGTTTGCGGTGCTGAATGGTAAATGATCTGAGCTCTCGTCTCTCCCCCACAGTCTGCGCTGACAGATGGAATTGGAGCCCTGGTGACCACCAATGACAGAATCCAGGCCTTCATTGATAACTTGCAAGGCACATGCAGGAACATCGAGGTACTGCATGCAGGTCCTCAGGAtcctttttggggagggggagccccATAAAACAGTTCTGAGCTCAGAGAGGGGCAGCCCTTTTCACCCAGATAGATTGGAAGCTCCTGCTGTTGGCACAGATGCATTTTTCCTTTAGTTTGCTGCATTTGAAGACGACCTGGAAAGCCAAAGTCCTGGTCTGCTCTGCATGGACACTCCATGACAGGAGTTTGCTGTTATGTCCTAATAgtttttttctttgcactgtGATAAAATGAGTGATGTttctctggctggctgctgtggggctgcatttcagtggccaAGTGCCTAAGATATCGTTCTAAGGTACCTTCCATCTGAGGCTGTCAAAGGGCTCTACTGGCAATAATGAATTAAGCCTCCTAACCTCCCCATGAGGTAGAGAATTTCCTTATCCTCTTTTACAGTTGGGGCAGCTGGGAAGCAGTGGGGATGCATCTTGATCACACAGTAGTGGATCTGGGATTAGAACCATGGAGTCCTGAATCCCACAGCTAAGCTGCTCAggaattttttgtcaaaatgacCTGTAGTTTCAGCAAAGTGAGAGGTCTTTGCTGATTTTTGTGTTTGCTCAATGTTTTAAACTTTCCATTGGGATAAAGGAtatgaaatacttcattttgctttcagtcagcccagcctgaaatattttggtttggtgaGCTgatctgaaacatttcattttgagtcaATCCAGCGTTAGACTGTGTTTGCCTATAGAACTGTGGAGTCTCATGTGAGATGTTATTTGTTTTTGTGCTCCCATTCACTCGTATGGGGCAGGCTCCTTGTCTGAactgcatctcccatgatgcatgtTGATCTCAGCTGACTGATCAGCATAGTCCATTATGAGAGTCACTTGACTGTGGCACAGGAAATGAACTCCAGAAATGTTTCCAAACTGGCATTTTTTGGAATGTTtcattgtgtgattttttttttgagatttcaacttcaTCCGAACTAAAACAAAggtcaaaatatcagaatttcccatgggatggaaattccagttttcaCTCCGCTCTACCCAGATCGTTGCTTTAATTACAAAATCATGCTTCTTCCTATATAGCTTTGGGAGGCATTggaatccatttttttaaaatgttgaatacAAATGTCAGATGATCCAATATTACTAATGAAAAAGTATATTCAAGCTGGGCTCCTTACCTCATGAATCAACTGTCCAAACCTATGTCTAAGCCAAGCCAATGGAGCTGGTGACTGACTGCTCTTTGCATCCTTCGAGCAGGACAACAGCAAGGCCCAGAAGCAAGCTCTGTGTGAGAAGTTTGACCGCATATATGCCAtcctggaggagaggaggaagatcaTGCTGCAGAGGATCACCTATGAACAGGAGGAGAAGACCCAGCACCTGAAATCCCTCACCAGGTCATACAGTGAACACATTGAGTCATCCTCCAAGCTGGTGGATGCAGCGTTGCAGTCCATGGAGGAGCTGCAGATGGCCGTCTTTGTGCAGGTAATGTGGCAGGAGGCTGAATGGCCGTCGTCATCTCATTCAACCTTGGGTCTCCTGTTGCCAAGGAGAGCCAGTACGCTTTGTTTCCCAGAGCCAAGAGATGAACAGGGTAGGGGGAAGTCATGAGTAGGACAAGACTGGCTTTAGAATACAAGCAATCATTGCTTTTCAAACCAGACTTGCAACTCAGTGCCATGGGAATGGAGTCGTATCTTCCTTTCCCACCAACACCTTGATAGCTTGGAGTCACCCACTTGCTTCAGATCCTTCAAGTCCAGGAATGTGTGGCTCTGGAATAAGGAGTTGGCACCACTTTTAAGGCAGAAGAAACCTAGGCCCTTGAGCAGACAGCTTCTGTAGGGAAAACCCTAAGAACAGTTAGGCTTGAGGAGAGCACTTGGGCTGGGCTTTGTGCTTGTTTGGGTTCACAATTAAGCCAAACCCCAAATGTGGTATATAGGATTTATACACAGTGTGTATCCTTTATAAcgagcaggctgggcagggatggtgtccctagcctctctttgtcaaaagctgggaatgggtgacgggggatcgatcacttgatgattccccattCCGTTCATtccatccactgtcagaagacaggatactgggctagatggacctttggtctgacccagtgtggctgttcttatgtgggAACtccagctggtgtgtgtgtgtgtgtgtcacacacacatgtgcacacgcTCACCACGTTTTTGTCTTGATTTTAGTTCTATTCCCATAATCtcatctttcttctcttctccttttctggCTACTCAGAATGCCAAAGTTCTCATACAAAAGTAAGTAGAACTCCTTATTTTCACATTCACATTCTGACCCCAATTTCTCTGAGGGACTGGATCATCTGGGGTcgaattttcatttcctttcccaGAATTTCCGAGGTGACCCAGAGCTGTGAAGTGGAGGTGCTGGAGTCTGGTTATGACAATATGGAGCACTATGCTGTGGATTTCAATGCTGAGGAGCGGGTGCTGTATCAGTTGGACTTCATTAAAGGTGAGAGGAAATGGTCTGGGCTGGTCAGAAATGGGAGCATTGGAGAGGAGGGTTTGCTGGTCTGTCTGTATTTTCACAATGCTCCATTGACTGTGGTATTAGGGGCTACTTCAACCAGTATAAAAACCTTCCTTCTTTTCTTGATTCTAACGTCACTTGtgtcccagttctgccaccttGTCCATTTCACTGGtggctgatttcagtgggacaatgTGTACTCCTGAATATCAGCAAGGGTGTGAGAATCCCAGCCATTGTCCTGTCTTTGTCAGGGAGGAGCCGAGAGCCTTTTCCCTTGCATTGGACACTTGTCTGTGTTATACCTACCAGAGGCCTGTGGCTGCTCTTCTGGAAACCGCCTCCTTGGGGTTCTCTACTCTGTGTCCTGGGATGGATGCATTGGAGGTGCAGTGCTGTGTTCATTGGGTGCATTTCTCATGAATGAGTGAAGGAAagagacagggaggagggagatagCTGGTGAGCAAAGAGAATGAGAGAGACGCTGTAGGATGTCACAGAACTAGCACCTCATGGTACCTTTGTGCTGTGTTCAGTTGGGGAACCTTTTCCTCCTAAGGGAGAAGCGCTTAGGGTTGAATCTAAAGCCTGCTGAGCTCAGTGGAGATGTTCCTATTCAGCCCAATGTGCTTTAGATCAGGGTTCTTGTGTCTATTCCATTCTGGGTGCAGAAATCCAGTTCGGCTTACTCTGACCCCAAAGTTCCTTTGAGAGGGGAACAGGAATCCAGCTCAGCTCCTTCCCCTTCAGAAGAATCCCCATTCAAGTTGTTCTTCCCCAGAGACCATCCATCTATTTTCAGTACTTCTCTTATTTCCCTGTAAATCGTTAGAGGTTGGGGTTCCCCTGCTCTGAGACTTCCTCAGTTGACAGTTCTGCTGACAGCCAGCGTCTATGAAATCTAGGTGTCTGTGCCCATCTGGACTAGGTGTTGTCTGCCTCCCTTTCACATTGCGATGGCTATGTATTATCCTTGCAGTTGATGAGTCTGAAGaaggggcagaggaaggagaggaagacaCTGTGTGGGGGGATGCTGAAGGTGCAGCagcagagtctgtggcagaaggGCAAATGGCAAGTggtgagggcagagaggagacCCTGAATGTCCCTGTGGATGGAAAGGAAGAGGAGGCCAAGGGAAAAGCCCTGATGTTGAAGGAGGCTGAGAGTGAGACTGCTTGGGAAGCTGATGCCATGGCTAAACGACCTGGTTCAACTCAAGCTGCGGAGTCGGATGTCCCAGCTGGCAAGgagggagctgagagagagcCGGGCACCGCCCAGCAGGTAATGGCTCCAGGACTCTCCTGATCACTACAACTGTGAGTGATGCAGAAGGACCTGGGACACACGCTTGGTGTGGTAGGATTGTCCTCTCAAAAGCCGAAGATACACACTCATGCATGACATACAAGTGAGGTGTGTGTGCATAGCCAGGCGTGTGTGACATGGCAGTGCGCAGATGTGTAATATAATCCCTGTTTGGGTGGGCTAGACCAATGgccctcctcttctccagaccagaacccccacccccactgagcaGCCTGGTGGTTGTGGCTGTCCTGAGACCTGTTTGCACCCGCCCATCCTAGGCCATCATGAAAGTGCTTCACAGAGGAGCTGCCGAGAGGAGGGCGTGGAGGAGCTCAGGGTTaatgaaatcctgcccccagccctgggctgctgcagtgATGCCAGGGGTCATTAAAGACGCTGGACCCTGCAGAGCCGTTGCGAAGCTGCGCTGTTCTGACCTAGCCAGGCCATTCGGCTCATCTCCCCCACGTGTTCACAAGGTTTCTAGAAGGCGCCTGGGATaaatcccttccccacccccacagctcttctcactgcctcccctctctcctccccggGGTTTGCTTTTTAGGAGGATGCGGCTGGGCCGGACGGGGCTGCTGCAGGCTCGCAGGGGGCCGGGGCAGAAGCTGCAGCGTCCAGCAACGCCTGGCAAACGATCGCCGCCTGTTCTGCCCTCCAAAATCCTCCCCAGGGAAACGCCCTCGACAGGCCGGCTGAATCCGCAGCCCAGGGCGGCGGAGCCGCGGAGCCCGAAGAAACCGCTTGCTTTGGCCCAGCCCAGAGGTTCAGCACCTCGGACAGCTCCGCCGGGGCCAGTGCCGCCAAAGGCAGCGCGGAGCGGGGACTGGCTGGGACATCTGGCTCCGGGCAGGTCAGTGAGAGCCCGAGTTGGGGGCTACCTGGTGTCACTCCGGCTGGGGGTCCGCTGATTGCACGATTCGTAGGGGTAGGGCTCTGGGAAGTGCTCCGGGAGTTTTACACCCAGAGCCAGAACGGGGCGGGAGCTGGGAACAAGTTTCCATCCacgtttttggttgttttttcttaatgGGGAGAAAAATGTAGATTTGGCAACGAGATTTGGCAGATTTGTGTCAGTTTCACCTCAATTGTTATGGCTGgaattcccttcccccccccccccaaataatccAAATCATCCTCTTTGGATTTGGGcgttttcaaaatgaaacgttTCCATAGTTTTGGtatgaaatgacattttttgtttcaaaatgtcttttaatGTTGTTAAAGGAACAATATAAAAAGGCTTCTAAAGAGtctgaaactgaaatgaaacaagtCATTTTGAGTTGAAGCAACACATTTAGTTTGACCCCCGATATGATCTTTTTATGGactttttgattcactgaaaattttggaCATTTTTTCTTGAGTTTGACCTGAAataatccctcccctcccctccatttttgGCATTGTCAGTGAACTGAAAAACCTGCTAGTCTCCCAGCTCTAAATGTAAGTGCTGGTGAGGAGGGGGAGTTTCCTTTAttattcaggaaatgttttggaatctttaatttctggataGTCGACATGATGGGTGGGATCTTCATTCAATTCCTTACCCATGGAAGGCTCTGGGACCAGTTCAGCACCACCCAACCACTGCACTGCAGCAGCTGTAATGGATCTGACTCCAAAACCTGGTGTAACTTGTGTCCTTTAGCTCCAGAGGAGAAAGTGTGGCTGGCCAAGCTTCAGCAATAAATCCCTGAAGAGGTGGGAAGGGACTAGCTGGTGCACGGGAATCATCCTCCATCGCTGGTCGTATATTAGTCTTCCCTATTTTCACACTGGGCACTTACTTTTGCAGGCAGAGTTCTCCAAATGCCAGAAACAATCCTCTGGTTGTTAGAATAATAGAATTATGGAAAAGTAGGGCTTGAAGGGAACTCaagaagtcaagtccagccccctgcactgagacaggattGAATTATCCCTGACAAGTCTCTGTCCAACGTGGTCTTAGAAACCTACAATGATGGGATCCCTTGGAaccctattccagagcttaactatccttatagttaggtAAACTttctaaatttcccttgctgcagattaaggccattacttcttgtcctaccaccAGTGAACactgagaacaattgatcattgtcctctttctaacagccctgaacatatctgaagactgttatcagatctcccctcagccttcttttctcaagatgaaacatcctcagatttttttaaccttttcttataggtcaggttttctatcATTTTATAGCTCTCCTCTGGACAATTTCCAATTTGTGTGTATCTTTCTTAAAGAACAGCTCCCAGAtttgaacacagtactccagctgaggccccaTCCGTGCAGAACAGAGTGGGACAGCGACCTCCCATATCTTACATACAACCttcttgttaatacaccccagaattatattagccttttttgcaactgcatcacattgttggctcatattcaatttatgatccacaaAATAACCCATATCCTTTTCAGAAGTACTATCACCTAGCCAGGTATTCCTCATTTTGAAATTCggcatttgtttttccttcctaagtgaattactttgcacttgtctttgttgaatttaatcttgattttaaaccaattctctaatttgtcaagatcattttgaattctaattctgtcctccaatgTTCTTGCAATGCAACCCCTCCTAGCGTGGTGTTATCCGCAGATTTTATAAACATCATTATCCAAGtaattcattaaaatattgaatagtactatACCCAGGACTGCCCCCCCGGGATCGCAGTAGGTGTGCACTCCCATTTTGACAGCAACTCACTGATAACTACTcgttgagtacagtctttcaatcagttatgcatccacttaatagtaatttcatcttgactgcatttctctagtttgcttatgtgaATGTCATGTAAGACTATGTCAAAACCctttctaaaatcaagatatatcatgtttgCTGCTTCTCCTTCATTTCCTAGGCCGATatccctgtcaaagaaagaaattagattggtttggcatgatttgttcttgacaagtcCATGCTGGGTATTGCTTAGAACCTTATTAacgattcatagattccaaggctagaaggaaccattgtgatcatctaatctgacgtCCTgggtagcacaggccagagaactaccccgcaaataatccctagagcagagcttttagaaaaacagccagtcttgatttaaaaattgtcattgatggagAATCTCACACAacgcttggtaaattgttccgatggttaattactctcaccattacaAACGTATCATTTATTTTcaatctgaatttatctagcttcaatttccagccattggaccgtGTTGTACTTTTCTGCTAGATTGACGAGCCCGTTATCAGATATTTGTTCCCTCATAAAGATACTTAGATgtcacctcttaactttctcCTGTGTTGTTATTGTCCTCCAGCTGCATACAAACTGATTgacagtatctttccaggtgttgaagttaggctgactgggtCATAAATCttcaggtcctctttgttcctcgTTTTAAAGATAGACACTAAGTTTGCCCTTCTCTGGATTTCTGGGACCTCACCCGTCCTCcaggagttcttgaagataattgctaatgtttccaagattgcttcagctagatCCTTAAGTACACTAGTTAATTTAATCAGGCTCTTCTGACctgaatatatctaacttatcCAAATATTATTTAACTTGTTCATTCTCTGTTTTGGCTTTCATTGCttcctccttgttgttaatattaattgtgttgagtatctggctccattaacctttttagtgaataCTGAAGTAAAATAGGCATAAAATCCTCAGTCATCTTGATgacatcagttattagctctccttctccaCTAAATacaggacctacactttccttcacctttcttttgctcctaatgtatttaaagaacctctgtTCACCTCGGGATGGATATTACACTTCCAGGTCTTTCTGAAGATCAGCCTTTTCAAAGAGAACCTGTCCAGGATCAGGGAAGCAGCCACTGGCTCCCTTTTCATCCTTCTCTCAACTGTGAGATACTGAGCCAGATTCTATGTAACTATTCACCTACGGCCATTAAGAACTTGAGGTGCACTCATGTGAAGGGTTAATATCACTGACAACTTCTTTGCCAGCACAGACTGTGCATAAATGGCCCTGTTTTAACAATGAAACTATTCTTCCCATCCCCAGCGGAAATAGCGGGCTTTAGGTatttcttacattttattttacagatgggaaaaatgtactttaaaaaaaaatactcaagaATAACTCCCAACCATTATCCCTGAAAAGCTTCATGATGATCAAACTTTATTTCCCTTCTAGGCTGGGGAACCTGAACTGCTCTTGCTTGCTCCAACTAAATGTATTTTTAGACTCTctgttcccttcctcctcctttctgaaGGACTGTTACGATATAATGATGCTCTGCACTTGTGCAGCACCTTTCATCTCAAAGGCTTTTGCAGAGATGGGTGCTAGTTTCCGCTTCTGTAATGGAGATAATGAGGCCCTGTGAGGACAGATTTTCAGACAATGGCCTGTGCGTACATCAGGAAATTGCTCATGCAAATCACTATTCGGATGGATTTGCACCAAGTCACTGAACTTGCACTCGCAGATTAAGGACCCAACCTGTCTGAAAGTCCATTGCACCATGAGCTATCAGCCTGCGGCTGTTTAGATCCCAGCTAAGTGGAAGGGAGTGGAGGGGGCAATATGGCTacagctgagaaccactgctcagGGTCGTCTCAGTGTCCCAGTCTCTCTAGCTGGTTCTCTAAGAACAGACGGTCAGAGAAGGACTCCATCCTTCAGCCCGCtgaggccgggggaggggggtagGACACGATATGGCACTGACACACACTGAGGGTCACCACCAAAGTGAATCCTGTAGAAAAATGAAAATGGGGTGAGATTCCTAAAGGCCTGTTTTGATGAGTCTTAAATGCTGCTGTAAGCCATTTTCAGCAGCCAACGAGAGGGGGCTCCACATCTCTATGTGACATAGGGGGCTTTGGTCCTGGAATGTGTGAGCTGCCTCA
The window above is part of the Chelonoidis abingdonii isolate Lonesome George chromosome 14, CheloAbing_2.0, whole genome shotgun sequence genome. Proteins encoded here:
- the LOC116816837 gene encoding tripartite motif-containing protein 54-like gives rise to the protein MSIQMEYNSYRRDHPIDSLERQLICPICLEMFTKPVVILPCQHNLCRKCANDIFQVSHPVFQSRGTTLGSAGRFRCPSCRHEVVLDRHGVYGLQRNLLVENIIDIYKQESASSRPLLKTGHPSCEEHEEEKINIYCMTCGVPTCSLCKVFGEHKECEVAPLSDIYMKQKSALTDGIGALVTTNDRIQAFIDNLQGTCRNIEDNSKAQKQALCEKFDRIYAILEERRKIMLQRITYEQEEKTQHLKSLTRSYSEHIESSSKLVDAALQSMEELQMAVFVQNAKVLIQKISEVTQSCEVEVLESGYDNMEHYAVDFNAEERVLYQLDFIKVDESEEGAEEGEEDTVWGDAEGAAAESVAEGQMASGEGREETLNVPVDGKEEEAKGKALMLKEAESETAWEADAMAKRPGSTQAAESDVPAGKEGAEREPGTAQQEDAAGPDGAAAGSQGAGAEAAASSNAWQTIAACSALQNPPQGNALDRPAESAAQGGGAAEPEETACFGPAQRFSTSDSSAGASAAKGSAERGLAGTSGSGQDSSVVDGKSEETSETPFGSNFNPAL